CAGGATTCAGGGACACGTTAACCCCTTTGGTTCCCACCAAGGAGACACCGAGGCTCAGCCGTGGTGGCGTCGAGAGAGTGCCTTTAGCGCACAGAGAATACGGGAGAGCAGAGCCGAGAATAGACAGCAGTCAggtaacattttgtttgttgttgccaAGGTTTTAATCAGCTCTTACTCTTGTTGAACTGCCACATGATGCTTTGTAGTCTGAGGATTGAGTGGAACAATGAGGTGTTGgtctcagaaacacacacatctctacACAATTTGAGATATTTTACTGAATATGTGAAAACTTCAACTTGCTTATGGtgctaaaggaaaagtcagagaaTCATCAGATTTTCTAGAAGGCATCTTCTGGGCACCACAAATGTCTGTATAGAATTTGTTTATGTATAGAAAGAAGGCATTCCATCCAATATTTGTCAAAGTGATGGACTGACCAACAGACAGACCGATATTGCCATCCCTAGAACCATGGTATAAAAAAGATATAGAAAATCTTTTACTTTTAAGAAATTAGGTCAGTAAATGAAGAAACAGAACTGAAACATGTTTTGACATAGAGTAAGAgttagggcctgtgtccacacagcttttttatttattttttcagcagAGAATTGCTGGCAGTGTGCTGGGAAGTGCTTCGTCCCAGTGCCTTATGAAAAAGCGCTGGCGTTGCTGGGAAGTGCTTCGTCCCAGTGCCTTATGAAAAAGCGCTGGCgtgggtttttattttcatgacaGCCATATCTTGAAACTAACATTAGCCAGGTAGCTAATGTAACACTACATTAACAGAGGGTTGACTACACAGGAAACTTCAATCTTGCAAAGCGAACAGTGATAAAAGTACAACATTCACCAGCAACTTCTAGTGTCTGCCGCCAGTGTGCTCCTAAAAAAATGAGCTTTTCTGTCTTGTTGTGACAGTACACTGTAGCCTAGCTTAAGAAGCAGCAGTGACGTCACAGATGCCTTTCTGAAATGTTCAGAGATTTTTCAACTTAAAGGGCATGGAGCGGCTACACAAAAAAAGACGAAACGCTCTGAAATAGGACGCAGAGCACAGTGCCTTTTCTCTCGGCGGCTGCATACGCTCGCTCCTCATTGAGAACAATTGAGAAAAGATGTTGGCACTGAAAGAAAaacgctatgtggacacaggcccatAATTCccagtgcaacacacacaaatttacATGTTTTAGAAGGTATGCCACCAGTAACATGGGTAGACATTTCTCCTGCACAACAGCaatgaaaaacaagaagaaaaaaatctctACAGAGAATCCATGTCTTCGCCAAGTACAAACTGATGAGCGGCTACTGTTAAGGAGTTAATAGACTGCATTTATAAATTGAGTACATTGATGTAGTGACATTTTAGAGAAGAAAGTGGTATGGAAGATGTTATTGAAATAACTGCGTTGCATCAACCAACATTACATAACTTATGAAGCTGATGTTAGCCATGTAAAAAGTTATTTACCAACAATTGTGAAAACTGCTTCAGTTTTTCAGAGAATATGGTCGGATGATATGGTATGATGGGGTTTTTCAGGGGGCCTGGAGATGTGTAGgattttagtttttttagtTGAAGTGGTTGTAGTTGATATTTTTGCTATACCAGTGTGGAAGAATTATCAGTACAGCTCCACTTGGCTTTCTGGAGCtttatagcaattttttaaactttttttttttttttttgctgtcttaGCTGAAACTATGTTGTTTTGCATCACTCTTGCTGCTCCCATAGTGTCATTTTGTGCCACAGCAGGGAGATCTCACTTCTTGCTTTGCACCAAACAGGAGCCACAGTTtgtgactagctggtgaatGAACACAGTATAGGATGTAGCAGTTAGAGGGCCCGATATTTCTCTCTGGAGTTGGtaaagaccaaaaacagagctaaaaaacAGGGAAACATTGGCTTACATTCAccacatgactccaaatgattGATAATGTAGCTCCGTAACCACTAGTTGTGTAATGTTTACCACCAAGTTCACCACATCAACTTAATAGGTGATGGCATGTCAGTGTTATGTTCACAACAGCCACTGCCCTGCCCTGCCCAGAAAAGAATTGAACTGATCCTGCTTAGAAAgacatttatttcacatttactTTAAATGAGTCCATTTTCACATGTACACATCATGGCAGTGTCTTTGTATCACTGCACTTCAGGCTACTCTGTGAAACCAGAACTAGGATAGGATGAAAGTGAGGGAGAGCGACTGCAGCTGAAACTAGGCTGTATTTAGGGCAATTTATAAATATGCCACCCCTGGTGCCCAGTGAGTTTTGTGCCCAACCCCCCTTTCTGCCCTTATTTAGCCCAGTCTGAGCCGTCGCTACAGATGCTCGCTCACCTTTCTTTACGTCTttctcttgtcttcttttcGTTTACTCTTCTGAAACCCACACCCATACAccaccctcctctctctgcacgGTCTCAGGTGGTGAGCAAACTGGTACAGATCCGGGAGTACATCAGCAAGGCCAGCTCCATGCGGGACGACCTAGTGGAGAAGAATGATGTGCCGGCCAATGTGGAGCGACTCTCCCATCTCATCGACCACCTCAAGCAGCAGGAGAAGTCCTACTTACGGTTCCTGCAGAAAATGCTGGTCAGTCTGTCATTTGTTTCTTCTTTATCTTTTTCAGAATTAATTTAGTTTACTGCTTTTCTCATGCTGTCAGGCGAAGGTGTACAGTTTCATTAAAATATGGTCTTTCATGTGTAAAGCCTGTTTGTCAGCTAATTTGTGGTTAAAATGgaagctgtttgtgttgttcTTGGTAGCTGGCCACACATATTTTTAATGGCTGTCTTTCTCTGTGGCCTTAAACACTTAGTCATGTTttatgtgaaaataaaagtagGACATTCAATAGCATGCTACCTTCCATAGCTGTGGGGtggctttgttttgtgtttggtaTCACTTTACCTTGACTGGAGCATTTCTGTGAAATATAGTCATACTTGCCcctttttattttgtgcagACTTAAATTCACTGCATTTTTTGTGCTCCTCATAGTCCCACAAAGTTCAACAGCTTGTACACACACGCATCCTCATCCATGGATCATTTGGGCAACCATATTGTAAATCATTTTCAGTTAATAAGTTGTTACTTTAGCATTTGCAAACAGTTGTTGGACAAATATGTGTACACCCTTTTTTCAGTAATCTTTGACTCTTTGTTGTTCTTTCACTATTTCTCTAGACACGGGAGAATGAGGAGGACGATGTGGGGACCCTGGATTCTGCTGTGGGCTCAGGTTCACTGGCAGAGAGCACTTCTCTTAACATTGAGGTCCGCTCTTCAGATGCCTCAAATGCAACGGTGTGTACATTTGTTGACTGTTTCCCAAAAATATGCCCCTTTCTAGCCTTGTAAGTGGTCTTTATTTCATTGCAATTAGTATAAAGTAAttgtattttgtctttaaatttaGGTATgagaaaatataaacaaagcGGTTTgtccttcttttgtttttatcattgtaGGTTAGTCTTATTTGCTGTATCAGATCCTGACAGGGCTCTTATACCTTTTCTGCTGAGTAGTGCTGCAgcactgttgtgttttggtagagtcagtgtttgtgaTGCTCTGTGTATGTGAATTCCTGTAGGGCGGGAGGCCAGAAACAGTGCGAGCTGACCAGAAGGAAGAGTTGGAGAATTTGCGTAAGCAGCACGAGCTGCTGAAGAAGATGCTGGAGCAGCAGGAACAGCTCAGGGCCCTGCAGGGCCGACAGGAAGCACTAATGGCCATGCAGGACAGTGCAGAGCAGGCACTTGCTGTGATTGAAGACACTGGTGAGATATAGATTAACACAGCCAGGGGCACATTCACCGTCAGGGGCAGACTAGTAGTTGTCTGTGTTTCCAGAAGAAAAAGTAGTATACATTACTTTTGCTCCAGACAGAGATGCATCAGTGACAACTGAGCTGGAATCCctttaatgaaaatgtaattgCAAGAACTGTCTACACTATGAAAGGCATATTAATGTACTATTTTTGTCTTCTAAATGTCATTACAGTTTATATCAATTGAAGCCATATTTATTGATAAGcataaacagatgttttcctATATTGAATTCATTTGACATTTCTTGTCATTAGTTGTCACAGAAACCACCGGCAGTGTTTCTGGACTGAGCATCACATCAGAACTGAACGATGAGTTAAACGATTTGATCCAGCGGTTCCACAACCAGCTACATGACTCACAGGTACAGGAAACTCTGCATCTGGGCTGCCATAGCCTCCCTAAATAATATCATTATGTCATCTAGAAATATCTCCTACATTAAACTGCCTTCTAACTCATGCCCTGCATTTTTTCAgtattaattataattattacagCATTCTGTCAATGTCAGTATGGTGAGATATACTGCCTCTCACTTGACAAGCCatgttaactttaaaaaaaatctttatttcatCAAGAAATGTGTCTTAGCTGTTAAATAACAAATTCACAGTTCAAGTTGTCCATAATTTATTCCTTCATAGACTAAAGCAGTGCCAGACAACCGTCGCCAGGCAGAGAGCCTTTCCCTCTCAAGAGAGGTGTGCTGGTCCAGGACTCCCCAGGCTGTTGGTCCACCTCAACACAGGCCTCTCCTGCACTCTGCCTCCGGTCCCCACACTGGCCTAGACACTGGGGCAACAGCTGCCAGTGCCAAACTCACAAAGCTCCAAGAGCTCcaggacaaaaaacaaaccatgGACAAGATCCTGCAGGAGCTGCATTCACTCAGAGACCAGACACTCAACAACAACTCATGTACAAGTATTCCCAAAGCATTTTTCAGAGTCATTCATCGGCTTTTTCCCCCCCTACAAGGTGTTGATGAACTGTGTGTGGTGCCTTTCAGGTCGTGGCTTGTCATTACAGTGCAGTCTGAGCATGGGAGGATCTTCAGATTGTccatctgctctctgctctAATGGGGCGTCAGCTTCCACCCCCTTTCATCCTTCACTCACGCAACACCAGGACAGCTCGAATTCCACAGACAAGCTCAggtacacacaaaaacacaagcagtTGACTAGGCAGGTCAGATATCAATAGCAGGTTGTTCTATAGAGTGGGGGTGGTGTAACATAGGGTGGTGTAATGAAACCTTGCAGCCATAAAACCTAGTACTTGTCCTCTTGTGTACAAGTTTCAGCCTTTGCTAAAGTGCTCTTCAACAAGATGCTCAGCCCTCACCCTTCATAGCGGTGCTTTTCTGTAGGTGGGTCTGTACATTGAGCTTCAGGGGAATTGACAAGATGTTGTTTTGGAGTGTCACATAaccttttttaataatttagccTTGTATACATTTGCATTTGATCTATACATTTGTTCTTTTCTACTTCCCACAGGAAGCTAAAGGAGGTCCACAAGCGTTTGAATGAGCTGCGGGAGTTGGTTCAGTACTACGAGCAGACCTCTGATATGATGGTGGATGCGGTCAATGAGAATGTGAAAGAGGATGATGacgatgaggaagaggaggaggaggatgagacagAAGATGGCTCTATGTTTGAGGCCATGTTTGACTCTGAGCAGGAGAACCGCCAGCCTGTAACTAACATCAGGTGTGTTTGTTAGAATAGATAGTTATAAGAATTAAattatggttttgttttgttttgttttgttgattgATTGGACTTATATTGAGTTATTAATTATTAtactagagctgcaacgattagtcaatTTATCAATTACTCGATCAAGAGAGAATGAATCGGCAGCattttgataatcgattaatcgttTGTCCATTTTCAGGAAAGAATGCCAAACATTTGATGGTTTTAGGTTGTCAAATGTGATAATTTGTTACTTTTTCTTGTATATCATTATATCAGATTTAATATTTTAGGGTTTTAGACATCTTGGACTTCAGGAAATGGCAATGGGCATTGTCAAATAAGCATAATAATCACCCAATAAGATGACaagatttgttgttgttgggctCAAGTTACAATATGATAATGTTTAGCATCAGGTCACAGAGTGTGTAACTCTACTACTGACATTGTGATGTATCCATAACAGTCACCGCCCCTTATTTGTTTAGAAACCCACAGCGCAGTGGGAACTGGACAGACCTGAACAGCCTGACCAACAGACACAGTGTCAGGAGCAGTGCCACAAACAACCGTGACGGCAGACTCAACACTGAGTGTGAGATCAACAACCGCTCAGCAGCCAACCTCCGCAGCCTCAACATACCCTCGGCCATAGGTACACTCATCCACGTGCTCACACCGATCCATCTTAAAGCTACTGGTATTCTTCATTTTGGGTAATCTCTGTGcattattgcatttttttccccaaaaggTGGGTGACATAAAGATTTTTATAAATATGACCACCTGAATATAGCCACAATGCATTTGCCTGCAGCTGACTGTTGTCCTTTCATTTGAttataaacatattttgttataattttaaatcattttaattgtGTCTTCATTCATGCTTGTGTTGACAGGAGCACAGCAGTGTAGAGATATGCTGTATCATACTGTAGAAggtgtattatcattattaataaaCATACTTTTCAAACTTGGTGACATTAAACCTCAATAGTTTGAAACTTTTAACAGAATATCACATCTGAGATAAAACTCAAAACCAAAATTTCACACTTATTAAAGAGTGCTGTGGCTTCAGCAGCTTATTTTTGAAATTCTTTGTCAGTTCAAAGTTTAAAGATGGAAAGAGACACTTTTAAATTGTATCATTTTACAAACTAATTCCGTTAAATTGAATCTCTATTCTCATCTAGACTGCCAGTACAATAGGGACACCCCCTATAATCAGGTGAAGGTTGACGATGAGGATGAAGACTGTCTCGATAATGATGAAGGGGCACAGGCTGTGGCTCCAGACAGTGAGGCATCGGGCTCTAGTCGAAGAAGTAGTCTGGGGAACAATGGAGGGTTTTCCCAGAAGGTTCATCGGCACACGGCGAAGCAGAAACTTCGGCAGCTTCAGGAGCTGGTTGCCATGGTTCAGGTGAGGCAGATGGGAGAataatattaacattttatgGTGGGACTGTAGGTGTCACTTCTTGATCGGCAGAATGAAAGGGAAGGTTGGTAAATATGGAGGATTTGAAAATGGAAAAGGATTTTGTCTGCTCGTATTGGTAGTATTAATACAGATACTgggttaaatgtttttttttattatacacAAGTAGCATCTTGTCACTTtttatgtaaataataaaaaacctTAATACAAATAATGAGCCTTGATTACAAGCAAAAAGTGTACAACAATATTCTTAGACAACAGTGAAGTGTTTTGGGTTggatttttctttaaaagctgCCCGAGATGTCTCAATCTTGAGCTGAACACTGTATAGAttatgtgttttctgtgtgtatcCAGAGTGATGACACTGATGTCACAACAGCTAATGAGGATGAAGCTTTGCACCAACAGCCAAATAATACCAGAGCTGCTGTGGCTGGGTCTTTGGGGGCCGGATCTAAACAGAATCCCAGAGAGCTCACTCTCTCCAGCAAGGCCAGGTACAGTTTACAAGACTGCCTGACGGTCTGCACAGttgtaaaacattattttcaccATATTTTTAGTATGTGGTTTTTGACCTGGATTAATTTGCACTGCATCAAAACTATCGTGGACACAGGGAGAAGCTGTATGAGGAGAAGCTGCGTCAGCAGAAGCAGGAGCTGAAGCAGCTCCATGAAGAGCGCCAGAAGCTAATTGAAATCCAGGGCAAGATCCAGGACCTGCAGTGGGCATGCCCTGACCTCCAGgtaatttgcacacacacacacacacacacacacaccaaatttCCAAATAATATGCCTAGAATCTACACCAGGATTAGATAAGAAGTTGAATCAGAAATCagatttgaaaaatgtgtttttaatatattttttatacctctataaaataattttaacaaAAACTATAACCCTCATAAAGGTGGGATTTATTACATTGCTTTTGTATTATACTGGATTACTTTAGACTGGATATATCAAATAAGCTGGCACCTCACTGTAAATCAGTTTCTTTACagtttacatatttttattaaaaagtaCACTGTGGTCTTCTTTCTAGTCATCTGTATCCAGCTCAGTGAGTCAGCAGGGCTTGCTGAGGAAGGTTCCAGTTGCAGTTTCAACTCCAGCCAGTGTCCtggcttcctcctcctctggacCCAAAACTAACTCAACTGTCCTCAAACCCACTGCTCCAGAAGCTGCTTCAGTCACTGACAATGAGGTAAGACCCCCTGGCTATCATGAATCACATGTCCCAATGAGATCTGTACTTTCAGACAAGTTAACTGTTCTCCTCTGTTCTTGCGTCGCCAGCAGCTATGGTCCGAGATGCGTCGTCACCAGATCTTGAGGGAAGAACTGCGACAGCGCAGAAAGCACCTAGAGTCCTTGATGGCCGAACACCAGAGGCGGAGTGGTCTCAGTGACTCTCCCAGGCGGATTGATGACTCAGAAGGCCTCGCTACACCCTCACAGTCTGTCAGTAGGGATGAAAGGTAGGAGACATAACTGCCCGGGGGGCCTGTCTCACCAAGTCAAGGTTACGAATCAGCTAGCTTTTCAGTTAGTTTACATATTTTATGAGTAAAATAGGAGATTCTTGCAGGTGGACTACAGagctacattttacaacatgagcttttgtgcttttctttaaatttattaCAATTTTGCCGATGTGTCTTAAGGACAATGGCCACCTGGGGTTCCACTCCCTGTCAtcttgatgatgatgatgaggaggaggatgaagatgaggatgaaTATCGCTCAGAGATGGGTgcagaggaggacgaggagcaTGAAGAATGTGCAGAGAGCAGCTCTGATGACGATATCCACATCTACTCATCCAGCAGGAACCAGTGCGCCTACAGCAACAGGAAGAACCAAGGAAGGTCAGACGAAGTGGAGGAAGGAGGAAATCTATCACACTGATATCTGTAGTCTGTCTGTGAAAATGATAtgcacattttttgtgtttttagcaacctgaAGCCTCCGCCAGCCTTCTCAGGCGAAGGTAGTGGGAATCAGTCTCTTTATAACAAGACTAAggccaagcagcagcagcagtccagCAGTTTGAACCAGTCTTCAACCAGCCAGCGTGGAGGTACACGGCGACAAGAGAACCTACGCTGGGCCTCTGAGCTCTCCGTTGCAGAGGGCTCGTGTCAGTGGCAGGAACAGGTCAACCAGCTGCAGCGACAGCTGGACTTCAGCACCAGCATGTGCCAGACACTCCTGCAGGACCAGCAGGTTGGAGCACTGAAcaaatacatgcacacatgcgGACACTGACCTTGATTAGTGACACAATGTTGCACCACATTTGGAAACTTAGTTTGAAGTTTAGGTATAGTGGAATTGTCAGTGCAGTAACTGTTCTCTCTGCTCATACCTTTCTATGCAGTCTTTGTTAAGGTGCCTTTTTACTTTGTCTTAGTTGTTCCAACCAAATAAATTCTCTCACCTCCTTCCACAGACACTCTCTTATATGTTGCAAACCCTGCTGACAGGTCAGTACAGTGTGTTACCCAACAACCTGTCATCACCACAGGTCCACCTGGTCATGCACCAGCTCAACCAGTGTTACACGCAGCTGGCTTGGCAGCAAAACAATGTACAAAGGTGAAAACAATTGCATACAATTATACACTTCCTTTATTTCAAACAAGTAGTTCAtctttttttaagtttcctACATCCTGTCATACTTTCCCCTCAGACTAAAGCAGGTCCTGAATGACCTTCTccgccagcagcagcagcagcagcagcagcagcaacagcagcaacagcagcatcagcaggcCTCCTCAGCAGCAGGTTGGCAGACACAGAAGCACGGCTCATACCAGGAATCCAGCTCCGCTCCCTCAGCCTCCCCTGGCGTTTTCCTCCCCTTCTCCTCAACCCTGCATCCTTCAACCAACAATATGTCAACTGCTGCCTTATCCCCACTCCCTCCCAGTACGACATACATATTTATTAGCTGTTAAGCTTAATTCTCACATAAAAACATGTCTACAGTGGTTTGCATTAGAAGCAACAGGAAGCTAAAACATTGAGGCATAAAAGACAGGGTTATTGTTTAGACCAGCTAAAGATGTTTTTGTTATGATGTGATTCAGAGTGCCAAAAACCCTCTTATCTTTTCTAAGATCAGCAAAGTATGACCTTCAGTAGGTTGGCGCATTTATGAAATTCTTGGCAATGCCTTTTTGcaataaaagaaaatcagaaatgttcaaaaaattaaatacagcaaatatagaaaatgttttttcttcaggtAGCTCTTGAACGCTTCCTACACAAAGttaatgtttttgctgttaCTGGTATGAGTAATCTTTTTCAATCagtgaatttgaatttgaagcAAGGGATACTTTTTAAAGTGACTCAGTGGTGCAGAAATCAAAGGCCAGAAGTCATACTGTCATGATGGAATTGATTCTTGGGACTGTTaacactaaaacattttttctttctttcaccctGCAGGCTTTAACTTATATCCGCTCTTCCCTGCTCCCATGGGCGAGTTCCCTCAGGGTGCGACAAGTcaggtgacctctgaccaccagaAGCAGCAGCTAGACCCCAACACCTCAATCAAAACTGAGTACATGAGTTTTCCTCCTCCGCTGCAGCGTTCTCCTCTGAACACCACCACAGAAAGAGGGTATGTCTGTCATTGTCCTCTGAAAAGAcattcatttgtatttgtgtaaacattattgtatatatatttatattccatGTGACCCCTTTTAGATCATCTAGCTGGCTCAAAACCTACACAAACAACACCGCCCAGCATCACCAATCTAAAACGGAGCCCCACgagtctccctcctcctcccccaccttTGCCTGCCGCCACCCCCAACCTCAAGAATTTGACAGGGCATCACAGGAAAGCTTCAGCAGCATGCCTGATCCGGTTGATCCCACCACCATCACAAAGACTTTTAAGGCTGGACGCAAGGCCTCTGCACAAGCCAACCTGGCCTCACGGACTAAGACGCCCAATTCTAAGAGTCGTCGCAGGAGGAGCAAAGGGCACAAGAACAGTGAAGGTATCAAAATGGAGCTAAATTTCCCGTATTATTTGCAGTAACCAAATCAGCAAAAACATACTGAGgatgtttttgttgaatttgtttttgtgtttcctcAGGCCACGAGAGTGACAGTGTCAGCAGCATTGCAGACTTTGTCCAGGAGAGGGCAGCCTTGTCTCATCAGAAGGATCAGAACAAAAGTCTGCTGGACAAGCTGACTCAAGAGAAACTCGACAGCAAAACTAAGCTCGGGAACAAACGAAACGACCTCTCCTCTGGTGCGGGTCAAGCTACTCACAGTCAAAGTTAATGCACCCACCTCACCcctcttgtgtctgtgttttttgctTCTCAGTGCACACATGTAATATCTGCATCAGGCTTATTTTATGTCAGCTTTTTGTTGTAATTATAACATTTTGCTCTGTACTTTTCCTTTGCACATTTGTCATGAACACgtgtttcattttaatttcgGGTTAATTTACTTTGTTGTTACTTTAATTTATCCTACTCACAGCCTATGCTTGGAGAACACCCTTCCTCTCTAACAGAATTGCATGCACAGAAGCACCAGGTAAACTCACAATGCAGTATCATGTGGTTATTACGTCACCTAAACATCTCATGCATGTTCTATTTTTGCCTTAACCTAAACCAAAGCTTCCAAGTTTGACGACAGACTAtcgtttggttttttttactcATGGATGAGATTATGCAAGTATCCACTTATGTGTCATACTGTCAAATCTTGAACCTGTAGATGCAAGCAGCGACTTCTCACTGTTCGAGGCGCTGAGGGAGACGATCTACTCTGAAGTGGCTACTCTGATATCCCAGAATGAGTCCCGTCCTCACTTTCTCATCGAGCTCTTCCATGAGCTACAGCTGCTCAACACAGAC
The window above is part of the Epinephelus moara isolate mb chromosome 5, YSFRI_EMoa_1.0, whole genome shotgun sequence genome. Proteins encoded here:
- the pcm1 gene encoding pericentriolar material 1 protein isoform X7; the protein is MATGGTPFDDSAEELHNWTVTNGSLEDRLNNLDWGVQQKKANRSSEKNRKKLSAAVVESRLTNDISPESTPGAGRRRARTPHSFPHIKYTTQMSVPDQAELDKLRQRINFTDLDERSIGSDSQGRATAANNQRQLGGENKKPYNFLPLHVNTNKSKELLPPSSSAPATPAITKETKKQSPGFRDTLTPLVPTKETPRLSRGGVERVPLAHREYGRAEPRIDSSQVVSKLVQIREYISKASSMRDDLVEKNDVPANVERLSHLIDHLKQQEKSYLRFLQKMLTRENEEDDVGTLDSAVGSGSLAESTSLNIEVRSSDASNATGGRPETVRADQKEELENLRKQHELLKKMLEQQEQLRALQGRQEALMAMQDSAEQALAVIEDTVVTETTGSVSGLSITSELNDELNDLIQRFHNQLHDSQTKAVPDNRRQAESLSLSREVCWSRTPQAVGPPQHRPLLHSASGPHTGLDTGATAASAKLTKLQELQDKKQTMDKILQELHSLRDQTLNNNSCRGLSLQCSLSMGGSSDCPSALCSNGASASTPFHPSLTQHQDSSNSTDKLRKLKEVHKRLNELRELVQYYEQTSDMMVDAVNENVKEDDDDEEEEEEDETEDGSMFEAMFDSEQENRQPVTNIRNPQRSGNWTDLNSLTNRHSVRSSATNNRDGRLNTECEINNRSAANLRSLNIPSAIDCQYNRDTPYNQVKVDDEDEDCLDNDEGAQAVAPDSEASGSSRRSSLGNNGGFSQKVHRHTAKQKLRQLQELVAMVQSDDTDVTTANEDEALHQQPNNTRAAVAGSLGAGSKQNPRELTLSSKAREKLYEEKLRQQKQELKQLHEERQKLIEIQGKIQDLQWACPDLQSSVSSSVSQQGLLRKVPVAVSTPASVLASSSSGPKTNSTVLKPTAPEAASVTDNEQLWSEMRRHQILREELRQRRKHLESLMAEHQRRSGLSDSPRRIDDSEGLATPSQSVSRDERTMATWGSTPCHLDDDDEEEDEDEDEYRSEMGAEEDEEHEECAESSSDDDIHIYSSSRNQCAYSNRKNQGSNLKPPPAFSGEGSGNQSLYNKTKAKQQQQSSSLNQSSTSQRGGTRRQENLRWASELSVAEGSCQWQEQVNQLQRQLDFSTSMCQTLLQDQQTLSYMLQTLLTGQYSVLPNNLSSPQVHLVMHQLNQCYTQLAWQQNNVQRLKQVLNDLLRQQQQQQQQQQQQQQQHQQASSAAGWQTQKHGSYQESSSAPSASPGVFLPFSSTLHPSTNNMSTAALSPLPPSFNLYPLFPAPMGEFPQGATSQVTSDHQKQQLDPNTSIKTEYMSFPPPLQRSPLNTTTERGSSSWLKTYTNNTAQHHQSKTEPHESPSSSPTFACRHPQPQEFDRASQESFSSMPDPVDPTTITKTFKAGRKASAQANLASRTKTPNSKSRRRRSKGHKNSEGHESDSVSSIADFVQERAALSHQKDQNKSLLDKLTQEKLDSKTKLGNKRNDLSSAYAWRTPFLSNRIACTEAPDASSDFSLFEALRETIYSEVATLISQNESRPHFLIELFHELQLLNTDYLRQRALYSLQDIVTRHLAEKSAAEDRLPPLGPVAWAAGSQSELTPSESLATSDAEVVEKNLRLTQDTMKKRDDAESVDNESTMSTSSNLEPFANDDLGAAAGDARCPQIDTQQLDRQIKAIMTEVIPFLKENMDEVCSLQLLTSVRRMVLTLTQQNDESKEFVRFFHRQLGGILQDSLSKFVGRTLKDCGEDLLVEISEILFNELAFFRLMQDLDNSSSIALAAKHKHKKRAEQPSKVKHSLKENTAASGDKSVSPAYTDEDKDQDEAEQEGDSTLQELYLQTEMKNSRSSEASEVEEEDEDEGDGQGIPLSISLSKAETQALTNYGSGEDENEEEEMEEFEAGPVDVQTSLQASADGQVEQDVTATGATPSETQETKAEQRSLENEGEINRSVGTVDSTVEDHDMAECQSPEEESKAEAAAASEGSSHEVSHDQDVPKESTTTSSPDTDSPVMINVDEMGSGNTSQKSDEEDFVKVDDLPLQLTVMCEEELQKRIVEEQQNNNLSVEILNGNTESLTGLVGNAQALKEPDTVGAQSV